One Methanolobus sp. WCC4 DNA segment encodes these proteins:
- a CDS encoding TrkA C-terminal domain-containing protein translates to MSPKEIRYVPRNLKDLLIEMKDTSELMVDLAYSAMVYDDEDIAEEVVRLEEKMDTLDYHMKIAAMLSTRRVEEAEEMSGVLQVARASENIANAAGDIAKIVLMDMGIPMELKLAMREADETITRATIGEESEIAGRNLEDIEFDTEAGMWIIAIRRNDEWIYDPDHETRLRPDDVLFARGHDEGVPLFMELVTGRKYIPREIQHERFLIDLERAVDIIVEMKNMGELSVGLAYSALLFDNEDIAYEVRALEVEMDSMKHELQHWVLETAKHVPDVNILRGLLQLANSAEAISDAAYTIADTVLRDIDLHPIITIAVRESDEVITKLIVQDCSPIIEKTFGQLKLETETGVHVMAIKRDERWVYRPNKRTVVKAGDILVARGSHTGEEALFEMCACPLDDKNGS, encoded by the coding sequence ATGAGTCCCAAGGAAATAAGATATGTCCCACGAAATCTCAAGGATCTGTTGATCGAGATGAAGGATACTTCCGAACTCATGGTAGACCTTGCATATTCTGCAATGGTGTACGATGACGAGGATATAGCCGAAGAGGTTGTCCGGCTTGAAGAGAAGATGGATACACTTGACTATCACATGAAAATAGCTGCAATGCTCAGCACAAGGCGTGTCGAGGAAGCTGAGGAGATGTCCGGTGTGCTTCAGGTAGCACGCGCATCAGAGAACATTGCCAATGCGGCCGGTGATATCGCAAAGATCGTACTGATGGACATGGGTATCCCAATGGAATTAAAACTCGCAATGCGTGAGGCTGATGAGACCATTACAAGGGCAACGATAGGAGAGGAATCTGAAATTGCCGGCAGGAACCTCGAGGATATCGAATTTGACACTGAGGCCGGGATGTGGATCATTGCCATCCGCAGGAACGATGAGTGGATCTACGATCCTGATCATGAGACACGATTAAGACCGGACGATGTGCTCTTTGCACGCGGTCATGACGAAGGTGTACCTCTTTTCATGGAACTTGTTACCGGAAGGAAGTATATCCCAAGGGAGATCCAGCATGAAAGGTTCCTTATCGACCTTGAAAGAGCTGTTGACATAATAGTCGAGATGAAGAACATGGGAGAACTTTCAGTAGGACTTGCATATTCCGCTCTTCTCTTCGACAACGAGGACATCGCATACGAGGTCAGGGCCCTTGAAGTCGAAATGGATTCCATGAAACATGAGCTACAGCACTGGGTCCTTGAGACTGCAAAGCATGTACCGGATGTCAATATCCTTCGTGGCCTTCTCCAGCTTGCGAACTCAGCAGAGGCAATATCAGATGCTGCATATACCATTGCTGATACGGTCCTCAGGGATATCGATCTTCATCCTATCATCACGATAGCCGTAAGGGAATCCGATGAGGTGATCACCAAACTGATCGTACAGGACTGCTCACCTATTATCGAGAAGACATTCGGCCAGTTGAAGCTTGAAACTGAAACTGGTGTCCATGTAATGGCTATCAAAAGAGATGAGAGATGGGTCTACAGGCCAAATAAGAGAACTGTTGTCAAAGCAGGTGACATCCTGGTAGCAAGAGGTTCACACACAGGAGAAGAAGCACTGTTCGAGATGTGTGCCTGTCCGCTTGACGATAAAAATGGATCCTGA
- a CDS encoding Dabb family protein: MLKHIVMWKLKEQAEGNTNVKNALFMKEMLETLRDVIPEIEMIEVGLNVNSSAAAYDVALYSEFKDEEALKVYQDHPEHLKVAEFVGKIAEDRVVVDYLI; this comes from the coding sequence ATGTTAAAGCATATAGTGATGTGGAAATTGAAGGAGCAGGCTGAAGGGAACACCAATGTCAAGAATGCACTGTTCATGAAGGAAATGCTTGAGACCCTCCGGGATGTCATACCTGAGATAGAGATGATCGAAGTGGGACTCAATGTCAATTCATCTGCTGCTGCCTATGATGTTGCTCTTTATTCTGAGTTCAAGGATGAGGAAGCCCTCAAAGTATACCAGGATCATCCTGAGCACCTGAAGGTTGCGGAATTCGTTGGAAAGATAGCTGAAGACCGCGTGGTCGTTGATTATCTTATCTGA
- a CDS encoding magnesium transporter: protein MAHDSGDEDEDYEIEVVEEYIGDYGSVRSIVREALPFELMATIGGVISGLILSGMSNELELIPGLIVITPAVLGMRGNISCTLGSRLGSAIHMGLITKIDRNPELVNNVSGSLLLSLIMSIILGIAGHIITVALGLQSAGVFSLTMIAVLAGVSSGLILAVVAVFLALGMFRFGFDPDNVVTPAIATIGDIVSMIMLFLAARVVLMI from the coding sequence ATGGCTCACGATTCAGGTGATGAGGACGAGGACTACGAGATAGAGGTCGTCGAGGAATACATAGGAGATTACGGAAGTGTACGCTCCATAGTGCGTGAGGCGTTGCCATTCGAGCTCATGGCCACCATCGGAGGTGTCATCTCAGGACTTATCCTCTCAGGTATGAGCAACGAACTGGAACTGATACCAGGACTTATCGTCATCACTCCGGCAGTACTGGGAATGCGGGGGAACATCTCCTGTACACTTGGCTCCCGTCTTGGAAGTGCCATACATATGGGTCTTATAACAAAGATAGACCGCAATCCCGAGCTTGTGAACAACGTTTCAGGTTCACTTCTTCTCAGTCTAATCATGTCCATAATACTTGGAATTGCAGGACATATCATAACCGTCGCACTGGGTCTTCAGAGCGCAGGTGTCTTCAGTCTTACAATGATAGCAGTCCTTGCAGGTGTTTCCTCAGGGCTTATCCTGGCAGTTGTAGCGGTCTTCCTTGCACTGGGTATGTTTCGTTTCGGATTCGATCCTGACAACGTAGTTACACCTGCAATTGCCACCATCGGTGACATAGTATCAATGATAATGCTCTTCCTGGCAGCAAGGGTGGTGCTTATGATATGA
- a CDS encoding magnesium transporter has product MSYYTVRGIVNRGFPILFVTSIIGIFSGQILNIEIEKLVSMPIILVLIPALIKIGGDTGSMLGARLSSSFHMGLGSHLSRNPVVRNSVYAAMIVGLTACVFVAITVWIAGLVFDMGIPFTKLLALCLIAGSFELLVVFSATIGIAFASHRFGVDPDDTVIPLIATFGDLIGVTGIFATMHLLNLI; this is encoded by the coding sequence ATGAGCTACTACACAGTGCGCGGAATAGTCAACAGGGGCTTCCCCATACTCTTTGTTACGTCCATCATAGGCATATTCTCAGGACAGATACTCAACATCGAGATAGAGAAACTTGTCTCCATGCCGATAATACTCGTACTGATACCCGCACTTATCAAGATAGGCGGTGATACCGGAAGTATGCTGGGGGCCAGGCTTTCCTCATCCTTCCATATGGGTCTTGGTAGCCACCTTAGCAGGAACCCTGTTGTCCGCAACAGCGTCTATGCAGCCATGATAGTAGGACTTACAGCCTGCGTGTTCGTTGCCATAACCGTATGGATAGCAGGGCTGGTATTTGACATGGGGATCCCATTCACAAAACTTCTGGCACTTTGCCTGATAGCCGGTTCCTTCGAACTGCTGGTGGTGTTCTCAGCAACCATTGGTATCGCATTTGCATCTCACAGGTTCGGAGTGGATCCCGATGACACAGTGATCCCGCTTATAGCTACATTCGGTGATCTTATCGGTGTCACAGGGATATTCGCAACCATGCATCTCCTGAACCTTATCTAA
- the rpiA gene encoding ribose-5-phosphate isomerase RpiA, whose amino-acid sequence MKERNPTGESPEKKAAGIAAADLVQDGMVVGLGTGSTTAYTIAELGRRVDEGLDIIAVVTSYQSEMLAIQAGITLTSLAEHPNLDIAIDGADQIDKGLNVIKGGGAAHTREKVVSRSAERFVVVADESKYSEQLNHYVPLEVLPYAKEYVSQQVCRIGGKPELRLASRKDGPVITDNGNFVIDASFGVIENPVVTSALLSQVAGIVEHGIFTNADEVYIGKKDGSVEILA is encoded by the coding sequence ATGAAAGAAAGGAACCCAACAGGAGAGAGTCCTGAGAAGAAAGCTGCAGGTATCGCTGCAGCAGACCTTGTGCAGGATGGCATGGTCGTCGGTCTTGGTACCGGCTCCACCACCGCCTATACCATAGCCGAGCTTGGAAGGCGTGTTGACGAAGGTCTTGACATAATTGCAGTAGTGACATCATACCAGTCAGAGATGCTCGCCATCCAGGCAGGTATCACCCTTACATCACTTGCAGAGCACCCAAACCTTGATATTGCCATCGATGGTGCCGACCAGATCGATAAAGGTCTGAATGTGATCAAGGGCGGCGGTGCAGCACACACACGTGAGAAGGTTGTATCCCGTTCCGCAGAGCGCTTTGTTGTGGTCGCTGATGAATCAAAATACAGTGAGCAGCTTAACCACTACGTGCCACTGGAAGTACTTCCTTATGCAAAGGAGTATGTCTCACAGCAGGTATGCAGGATAGGCGGAAAACCTGAGCTGCGTCTTGCATCAAGGAAGGACGGTCCTGTGATAACAGATAACGGTAACTTCGTTATCGATGCAAGTTTCGGTGTGATAGAGAATCCTGTAGTAACATCAGCTCTCCTTTCACAGGTTGCCGGAATTGTGGAACACGGCATCTTTACCAATGCAGACGAGGTCTACATCGGTAAGAAGGACGGTTCCGTAGAAATATTGGCTTAA
- the aspS gene encoding aspartate--tRNA(Asn) ligase produces the protein MSLADLRTHYASQIDPEEVGDQKVTVAGWVHEVRDLGGICFVVVRDRTGRSQITLVKKKTDPELLDQARKLVRESVVSITGSVKPEGKAPNGYELIPDEIKLLNEAESPLPMDTTGKVEAELDTRLDSRFIDLRREGTTAVFKVRHEVLKAVRGYLTDNGFIETSSPKVVATATEGGTSLFPITYFDREAFLNQSPQLFKQILMSGGLDRVFEIGPIFRAEEHDTRRHLNEATSIDIEASFCDHFDVMEVLENMVAYIYEQVIENASDSLAVLGVELKVPQVPFKRVTYDEAIEIVNANTDEMLNWGDDLGTAAEHTIGEYVFKETGESHYFIIDWPTEIKPFYAMPYEDNPILSKGFDMMHRTMELSSGAQRIHIPELLIERIESQGLDPEGFEFYLKAFRYGMPPHAGWGIGCERLVMTMLGVDNIRDVVLFPRDRRRLSP, from the coding sequence ATGTCATTAGCAGATCTCAGAACACATTATGCGTCACAGATTGACCCGGAGGAAGTGGGTGACCAGAAGGTCACTGTAGCTGGCTGGGTACACGAGGTACGTGACCTTGGTGGAATTTGTTTTGTTGTGGTCAGGGACCGTACAGGAAGATCCCAGATCACACTCGTGAAGAAGAAGACTGACCCGGAACTTCTGGACCAGGCAAGGAAACTTGTCAGGGAATCCGTAGTTTCCATCACAGGAAGCGTCAAGCCGGAAGGTAAGGCTCCAAACGGATATGAGCTCATCCCTGATGAGATAAAGCTCCTCAACGAGGCAGAATCACCACTCCCAATGGACACCACCGGAAAGGTAGAGGCAGAACTTGACACACGTCTTGATTCAAGGTTCATCGACCTCAGGCGTGAGGGAACAACAGCTGTCTTCAAGGTAAGACACGAAGTCCTCAAGGCAGTCAGAGGATACCTTACAGATAACGGCTTCATCGAGACCTCCAGTCCAAAGGTCGTTGCAACAGCAACAGAAGGTGGAACATCACTCTTCCCGATCACATACTTCGACAGGGAGGCATTCCTCAACCAGAGTCCTCAGCTCTTCAAGCAGATCCTCATGTCAGGCGGACTTGACAGGGTATTCGAGATCGGTCCTATCTTCAGGGCAGAGGAACACGACACCCGCAGGCACCTCAACGAAGCAACATCCATTGATATCGAGGCAAGTTTCTGTGACCACTTCGATGTAATGGAAGTGCTTGAGAACATGGTGGCCTACATCTACGAGCAGGTCATTGAGAACGCATCAGACTCACTTGCAGTCCTTGGTGTCGAACTTAAGGTCCCACAGGTTCCATTCAAGAGAGTCACCTATGACGAGGCGATCGAGATCGTCAACGCGAACACAGACGAGATGCTCAACTGGGGAGACGACCTTGGAACCGCTGCCGAGCATACTATCGGTGAGTATGTGTTCAAAGAGACCGGCGAATCACACTATTTCATCATCGACTGGCCAACCGAGATCAAGCCGTTCTATGCAATGCCTTACGAGGACAACCCGATCCTTTCAAAGGGATTCGATATGATGCACAGGACAATGGAACTCTCATCAGGTGCACAGCGTATACACATCCCTGAGCTTCTCATCGAGAGGATCGAGTCACAGGGTCTTGACCCAGAAGGATTCGAGTTCTATCTCAAGGCTTTCAGATACGGTATGCCACCACATGCAGGATGGGGTATCGGTTGCGAGAGACTTGTCATGACAATGCTTGGTGTAGACAACATCCGTGATGTAGTACTCTTCCCAAGGGACAGGCGCAGACTTTCACCATAA
- a CDS encoding NAD(P)H-dependent oxidoreductase yields the protein MNISVILGHPYEKSFNHAIASKVVETLETGGHDVRFHDLHREGFDPILQGEELVADRSDDPLVLTHWSEIREADGIIIVHPNWWGQPPAILKGWVDRVLREDVAYRFSEDDDGSGLPIGLLKAKAAIVFNTSNTPEERENTVFGDPLERIWKDCIFDFCGVINFHRRMFRTIAGSSPEQRQEWLDEVEDIINANFPPATD from the coding sequence GTGAATATCTCTGTTATACTCGGACATCCTTATGAGAAGAGTTTCAACCATGCTATTGCTTCAAAGGTGGTCGAGACTTTAGAGACTGGCGGACATGATGTCCGTTTCCATGACCTGCACAGAGAAGGGTTTGACCCGATTCTTCAGGGTGAGGAACTTGTGGCTGACCGTTCTGATGATCCTCTGGTCCTAACTCACTGGTCAGAGATCAGGGAAGCGGATGGAATCATCATCGTCCATCCCAACTGGTGGGGTCAGCCGCCAGCCATTCTGAAAGGATGGGTTGACCGTGTGCTCAGGGAGGATGTGGCATACAGGTTCTCTGAGGATGACGACGGCTCCGGGCTTCCGATCGGCCTTCTGAAAGCGAAGGCGGCGATAGTGTTCAATACTTCCAATACGCCGGAGGAACGGGAGAACACTGTTTTTGGCGACCCGCTTGAGAGGATATGGAAGGACTGTATCTTCGACTTTTGTGGTGTCATCAATTTCCATCGCAGGATGTTCAGGACCATTGCCGGCAGTTCCCCTGAGCAGCGCCAGGAATGGCTGGATGAGGTGGAGGATATTATCAATGCAAATTTCCCGCCAGCTACAGACTGA
- a CDS encoding pyridoxamine 5'-phosphate oxidase family protein — translation MRRPEKQIRDDMMMETILNEAIICRISMCRDNVPYVVPMNFAYHDNALYLHAAKAGKKMDLINENPHICFEMEYRAEVTPAPTSCGWSMKYYSIIGHGNASIITDAEDKVKALDLLMEKYAGEMKNSYPDEVLGKVAVIRVDITEMTGKFSGYNC, via the coding sequence ATGAGAAGGCCTGAGAAGCAGATCCGGGATGACATGATGATGGAAACCATCCTCAACGAGGCTATCATATGCAGAATTAGCATGTGCAGGGATAATGTCCCTTATGTGGTACCGATGAACTTTGCATACCACGATAATGCTCTCTACCTGCATGCAGCAAAGGCCGGAAAGAAGATGGATCTCATCAATGAGAACCCCCATATCTGCTTTGAAATGGAATACAGGGCTGAGGTAACGCCAGCACCAACAAGTTGTGGCTGGAGCATGAAATACTACAGTATCATCGGTCATGGAAATGCTTCCATCATAACAGATGCAGAGGATAAGGTAAAAGCCCTCGATCTTCTGATGGAGAAGTATGCCGGTGAAATGAAGAACTCTTACCCGGATGAGGTTCTGGGCAAGGTAGCGGTCATAAGGGTCGATATCACTGAGATGACCGGTAAATTCTCAGGATATAACTGTTAA